The DNA window CCGCGGCGGCGGCGATCTCTACCGCTACCTCACGCGCCGGGTCGCCCCGCTCACCGCGATCAGGACGCTGGAAACCGCGCCGGTGATCCGCACGGTGAAGCGGACCGGCGGCCCGGTCCCGCCGTGATCCGGCCACTGTGGACGGACGTCCCCGGCGGCGCCCGCGCCCGCGGCGCTGCTAGGTTGCGAAGACCAGCCCACCGCCAGCGCGAGAATCGAGTCGAGTAACCCCATGTCGGCCTACGTTCCCCCGAAGACCTTCCGGCGCGCGACGCAGGACCTCATGAGCGCGTTGCGCGCGCGGGAGCTGTGGGGGCAGCTGGCCTGGCAGGACATCAAGCAGCGCTACCGCCGTTCGACGATCGGGCCGCTGTGGATCAGCATCGGCATGGGCGTCACCGCGCTCGCGCTTGGCGTGGTGAACGCCGCGCTGTTCGGCTCGAACATCTCGACGCTGCTGCCGAGCATCACCACCGGGCTGATCCTGTGGAACTTCATCAACGGCTGCATCGTCGAGGGCTCCGAGACGTTCATCGACAACGAGGGCCTGATCAAGCAGCTTCCCGCGCCGGTGACGGTGTACGCGTTCCGCACGGTGTGGCGGCAGACGCTGTACTTCGCGCACAACATGGTCGTCTACGTCGTGGTGATCCTCATCTTCCTCGGCAGCGTCGACCACCCCTATCACCTGGTGAACGACGAGCACGCGATCACGCACCCCGGCATCGGCTGGTCGATCTTCCTCGCCATCCCCGCGTTCGCCCTGATCCTGCTCAACGGCGGCTGGGTGGTGCTGCTCTTCGGCGTGACCGCGACCCGGTTCCGCGACATCCCGCCGGTGATCTCCAGCTTCATCACGATGCTGTTCTACGCCACGCCGATCATGTGGTCGATGGACCAGGTGCTCGCGGGTGGCAAGGCGAACTCGGGTGTCGGCGCCTTCGCGGTGGACATCCTCAAGCTCAACCCCGTCTACCACTTCGTGGAGATCCTCCGCGCCCCGCTCGTCGGCCAGCAGCAGAGCTGGACGCACTGGGCGGTCGCGGGCGGGATGACGATCGTCGGCTGGGCACTCGCACTGCTGGTGCTGCGGAACTACCGCTCGCGCGTCGCCTACTGGGTCTAGACCATTGGGTCTAGACCACGCGGGTGGATTCGTTCAGAATTCACTCAGGTCGGGCGGGCATGCTGGAACCGGCGCGCGACCTCAGGAGGAACCCGTGCACGACAACGACTCGGACGCCCGTGTGGACCGGCTGACCGTCTACGGCGCGAGCTGGTGTCCCGACGTCCGCCGCAGCCGCGCGCTGCTGGACCGCACCGGGATCGACTACGACTACGTCGACGTGGAGGCCGAT is part of the Amycolatopsis sp. CA-230715 genome and encodes:
- the wzm gene encoding galactan export ABC transporter permease subunit Wzm/RfbD, which encodes MSAYVPPKTFRRATQDLMSALRARELWGQLAWQDIKQRYRRSTIGPLWISIGMGVTALALGVVNAALFGSNISTLLPSITTGLILWNFINGCIVEGSETFIDNEGLIKQLPAPVTVYAFRTVWRQTLYFAHNMVVYVVVILIFLGSVDHPYHLVNDEHAITHPGIGWSIFLAIPAFALILLNGGWVVLLFGVTATRFRDIPPVISSFITMLFYATPIMWSMDQVLAGGKANSGVGAFAVDILKLNPVYHFVEILRAPLVGQQQSWTHWAVAGGMTIVGWALALLVLRNYRSRVAYWV